TCCGTGGGCCTTCGCAGCTCTGAGGTGATACTCGACCGCGCCCAGGCCCAAGGTGGGGATGTCGAGGCTCAGTACCCCCCTCCAGGAGGCCTTCGAGACCGTTGCGCTGTCCGCCTGCTTCTCCACTTCCGAGAAGATGTCTCCCTTCGGCAATTTCCGTCTGAAACGGGTCTGTAAGTTATTTAATCTTGTTCCGCCTAGGAAACCTATTCATGAGCGGATTCGGAGACTACAACGCCAAGACTATCGAAGAATTCCGAAAGAACCACGGAAAGGTCGGCGGTTACTTTCAAGGGGCGCCGTTGCTGTTAATCCACACCTTCGGCAGGCGTACCGGCAAGCACCGCGTCAACCCGGTCATGTACCTTAGAGACGGTGAGCGTCATCTGGTCTTCGCATCAAAAGGGGACGCGGACACACACCCGGACTGGTGTTCCTCAATCTCATGGCCCAACCAGACGTCCAGATTGAGGTCGGGGACGACACCGTCGATGTCCATGCAGAGGAAGTCAAAGGCCGTGAGCGCGACACCCTCTACGGACGCCAGGCCGCCCTCTACCCGCAGTTTGCCGAATATCAGCGGGGGACCAAGAGGATTATCCCGGTAATCTCTCTGACCGGGCGGAAGAAGTAGCCATTGGACCGTCACGACGGTCCGTTCTAGGCTTCAAGGCCGCTGTATCAAGATCGTATCACCCAAGTGGGGGTCGGTATCAGGAACGTATCAGAAAACTACCATACCACCACCGGTACCATACCCTGCCCATGGAGAAAATAACGACGCAACAGACGACATCTGCCTATCCCAAGACAGGCTCGATACTCGCCCTCCTGGGCGGCATCGTGATAACGCTGAGCGGGGTGCTCCTCGTGCTCGCCTCCGCCTTCATCCTCCCGAGCATGAACTTCCCCAACCTTACCGTGCCGCCAGGCATGAATGCCTCCAGCATCCCGGCCCTAGTGTCGGGCATCGTCGGAATCATGGGGGTCTTCGGAATCATATCCGGAGCCATAGTCCTGGTCTCCGCGGTGATGCTCCTGGCCAAAGTCGGCCAACGGAGGACCTGGGGCGTGGTCATCCTCGTCTTCTCTATCCTGAGCTTCATCGGCCTCGGCGGTTTCATTGTCGGGGCGGTCCTGGGAATGGTCGGCAGCATACTGACGCTGAGATGGAAGGCGCCGGCGCAATAGTGGTCGGCCGTGGGAGAACCGCATAGCTCGGTGGGCTCGTGTACGGCAAAGGGGATAACTCAGGAGTAGGCGGGAGCAGAACAGATGGACAAGCTCAAGGTACTCCTGATCATGCTCCTGGCCGCCACCGCCGGGCTTGCGGTCTCCATCTACATCCTCGCCCTCTTTCTCTCTCCCACCCAGTCCCCGCTTGGCGTGCTCGCGCAAATCCTGCAGGGAGGCTTCTCTCCCAACCTGACAATTCTGATTCCCCTCTCATCCCTGCTCTTTCTGAGCATCGTCCTCGCCAGCATGGTGGGGGTCATCTACTTCCTCGTGGTCCCAGAGATGAAGAACTACGCGTCGGGGAACGGCAGGGAGACGATCGCTGTGGTCCTGAGGACCCTCAAGCCCGAGGAGAGGAAGGTGGTGGGAGTGCTCGACGCACACGGGGGCACTTACTTGCAGAAGTTCATCACGAAAGAAGCCGGTCTGTCAAGGCTGAAGACTCACAGGGTTGTAGCTGCTCTTTCGGAGCGGGGCATCGTCCACGTTGAAGAGCGGGGAAACACCAACGAGGTCTCGCTCGTGAAGTGGTTCCACGACGGGATGCATCAGTAGGTCAGTGGGCTCGGGCCTTTCATCCCACGGCGGAGAAGTCTATCAAAGGGAGCACGAGCGTCCAGCGCTGCCAGTCACACCCGAACCCTGTTCAACCGATGTGAACGCCTGGCGACGAGTTCACCAAAAGTGGTGTATCAAATCCCTCCCGACCATGGCATTGCCGATGATCGAAGGGATCAGGCGGATGGTCAGGAATCCCAGTGGAGGAGACCCCTGGGACGCGGACTGAGAGCTGGAGCCCGAAGTCGAGGCGGACTTCGAGTTCACCGGCGAAGATACATTCCTGGTTTCCCCGACGAGGGTCCCCAGCGGTTTCATCTCAGCTCACTCGAGCGGAATCGAATACCAGAGGAACGTGGTCCAAGCAGCCATAGAGCAGGGGGGCAAGTTCAACGGCCATCAGATTCCCCTTCCTTGGTTGAGGGCGATCCTAGCAGGCCTCGAAGGGAGACCTGTGGAACCCGATGCTGCCTCGGAGGGGTTCGAGGCGCCTGACCCTCTAGGGCCTCGCACATGGCCGGAGTCCTCATCATACTACGACATGTTTCCGGCTGAAAGGGAAGCCGCCTAGACTCAACCTTATATCACCTGAAGCCAACAAACGAACTCGATGAGGCTTTCTTGCCCGTCCTGAGCTTCGAGAAGGTCAAGGCCAGGGTGGCGGAACTCCTGAAGACCGCGGTGGATGCCGACGAGTTCGAGATCAAATCTGCCAAGCTGGAGGAGCTTCAGGGGTTCTGGAAGGTCGACGTGGAGTTCAAGAAGCCCAAGGCAACGTTCTCAGAGACCGCATTATTGATACTCGATTCGACCACTGGCGAAGTGAAAGAATTCCGAAGGGGCTACTAGGCGCGTCCTCAGCTACAAACAAGAAGAACCGCCCGGTCCTACTTAGGAAGGCTAGTCGGGCGCCTCCACCAGTGGTAGAGCACTCCAGCCACCACCGCGATCCTTCCGTAGATCGACGCGGCCATCAGGTACGAAGTCACGGGGATTATGAACAGTCCCCCCTGGAAGACGAAGAGGACTGTGCTCCCCTCGAAGCCGAGCTGCCCGCTCAGCCACGGTAATAGCTGCACATGGAACCCGAAGAACAGGTCCCCGCTGAAGTAGTACCCCAGGTCGTTCACCAGAGAGACCAGCAGCCCCAGACTGAACGCGAGCTGCCAGTTCTTGAACCCCTGGAAGACGAGGAGCACCCCGAAGGGCGCCATGTAGGTTAGAATCAGCCAGATGTGGTAGGCGGGGACCTGGTTGTAGTACAGGTCTATCCAGTTCACGTTGACGAAGCCGTAGAATAGTGCGAAGAGGACCAGCTTCACGAGAGTCAGTTGCTTCGCTGAGCTCGGGGCGATGCCGACGACGATGCTTTCGATCCCGTTGACCAGGAGGGTAAGGGTCAGAAAGGCGACCAGGGTGAACAGGGTGATGTTGGGGAACGCCGCTATTGTTCCGGCCAGCACAATCGTCACCACCCCGACTGTTAGGGCTGATACCCTCAGCCACCTGGGATGTCCCCGGTGGACCATGTGCGCGACCCTGTCCAAGCCCTGGATTGCCAGCCCCGCCGCGAGCAGGAGGGCCAGGGTCGAAAGGCCGATTCCGGGCGAGAGGATGACGAAGACCACGATCCCCGCTGTCAGGAGTCCGAGACCCAGGCTCAGACCTCTCAGCAGACGAGGAAGATGAGGCACGCCACCGGCCGACGCAATTCTTAGAGAGTTGAGAAGGACGGCAAAACCCATGAGCAATACTATTGTCCCGGCCCCGAAGTCAGGGTTCAGGACGACGACCAGAGTGAGCCCTATCGAAAGAATCCCCAGGACAATATGGACTGCCCTGACCCATGCAGGAGACTTCCTTTCCATCACAGTCGGACTTCTCGCTGGCTATTAATCAGCGTCGGCGGCGTCTTGCCGAGGGGAGCGACACAGACGGTGAGCTCGTCTACCGTGATTTCCTCGTCCTGGGTGTCCCGGCGTCCCTGCCCGCCTGGGCGATTCCGGCTGCAGCTTTGACCCTGGGGGCCTTGGCAGTTGCAAAATTCCTACTGCGAAGAAAGCGCAGCTAGACCCCGCGACACGAACCATACGAGGAAAGAATAAAGACCGAGAGGCCGAAGAAAACCTGTGAGCTTCTGCCCGAACTGCGGCAAGCAAACATCTGAAGGCGCCCAATACTGTCCTAGCTGTGGGGAGAAGCTGGAACTCACGACGAGTCAGCCGATGGGCACCTCCGAGGAGAAGGTCCTGGGGACGGTGCTTTTCGGGGGCTACTACAAGGACATCTGCTTCACGGACAAGCGGGTCATCCAGTTCGAGGTGATGAG
This Nitrososphaerota archaeon DNA region includes the following protein-coding sequences:
- a CDS encoding DUF6114 domain-containing protein; its protein translation is MEKITTQQTTSAYPKTGSILALLGGIVITLSGVLLVLASAFILPSMNFPNLTVPPGMNASSIPALVSGIVGIMGVFGIISGAIVLVSAVMLLAKVGQRRTWGVVILVFSILSFIGLGGFIVGAVLGMVGSILTLRWKAPAQ